A window of the Dickeya dianthicola NCPPB 453 genome harbors these coding sequences:
- the rimI gene encoding ribosomal protein S18-alanine N-acetyltransferase — protein MNMISTLTAADLPRAFEIECVSHTVPWSEKTFISNQGERYLNLKLCHDQQLVAYAITQVVLDEATLFNITVAPDHQRHGYGRQLLEHLIAELEHRGMLTLWLEVRASNVRAIALYQSMGFNDVSVRRDYYPTANGREDAIIMALPLG, from the coding sequence ATGAACATGATTTCTACCCTGACCGCGGCTGACCTGCCGCGGGCGTTTGAAATTGAATGCGTAAGCCACACCGTCCCGTGGAGCGAAAAAACCTTCATCAGCAATCAGGGCGAGCGTTACCTCAACCTGAAACTGTGTCACGACCAGCAGTTGGTGGCGTATGCCATCACCCAGGTAGTACTGGATGAAGCTACGCTGTTCAACATCACCGTCGCCCCCGACCATCAACGCCACGGCTACGGGCGTCAGTTGCTGGAACACCTGATCGCCGAGCTGGAACACCGCGGTATGCTGACGCTGTGGCTGGAAGTGCGCGCCTCCAACGTACGCGCCATCGCGCTGTATCAAAGCATGGGATTCAACGACGTATCGGTACGGCGGGATTATTACCCGACCGCCAACGGCCGGGAAGATGCGATTATCATGGCGCTGCCGCTGGGGTAA
- a CDS encoding type I restriction endonuclease subunit R yields the protein MKFTEDTRVKIPTILHLMKLGYHYLSLKEQSWDKDTNIFPDIFTSAIARINPTILPDDIGRLFKDIKLLLDNEDLGRAFFEKLTDRSNVKLIDFENFNNNSFHVVTELTCANGDEEFRPDITLLINGMPLVFIEVKKPNNREGILAERERISKRFQNPKFRRFANITQFMIFSNNMKYDDSDPEPIQGAFYASSSYHEPVFNYFREEETFDLTALLKPLTDDAELMVLKDNNLEVIRTNPEFQTNKDHNRPTNRICTSLLSRERLAFILRYALVYVAESDGLHKHIMRYPQLFATKAIARKLNAGINKGIIWHTQGSGKTALAYYNVRFLTDYFQKKQVIPKFYFIVDRLDLLQQAHREFTARGLTVHQVNSRSAFARAIKATQVLHNHQGKAEITVVNIQKFKDDANVIATQDYDVNIQRVYFLDEVHRSYNPEGSFLANLSQSDTHAIKIGLTGTPLLGTDYNSRDLFGGYLHKYYYNASIADGYTLRLIREEIATNYRMVLQQALKDVEVRMGDVDRKQVYAHVSFVKPMLDYITTDFANSRGAHNDDTIGGMVICDSSEQAKQMFALFNASHADDAPPPAMLEAENEITPAHAAEPSAAYMATAREKRSIKRAALILHDVGTRQQRKDWVDEFKAGKIDLLFVYNMLLTGFDARRLKKLYLGRVIRRHNLLQALTRVNRPYKHFRYGYVVDFADIRQEFDATNKAYFEELQSELGDEMAHYSRLFKSQEEIRQEIDHIKDVLFHFDTDNAEIFTDQINQIQDRQTMLALKNALANAKSLYNLIRLQGNIEFLQALDFSKLNLLYREASHHLDLLNLQADLEQGADTSNLLNRALEEVIFKFVKIGEEELVLADKLKDTLRRTREALASNFDPQDPQFITLKEELERLFKKKKLSDVTQDEMVANISTLNKIHDRIKELNRQNTLLRQKYRGDAKYARTHKRLQERGGLSAPERKIFEALSDIKRDADEKVLNNSQILNNESYFEQQMVSCVIEHFEDRHHITLTAQAATEINRLIVTEYLNEFNTGARTW from the coding sequence ATGAAATTCACTGAAGATACCCGCGTTAAAATCCCAACCATCCTTCATTTAATGAAATTGGGTTACCACTACCTGTCGCTTAAAGAGCAAAGCTGGGATAAAGACACCAACATCTTTCCTGATATTTTTACTTCCGCTATCGCCAGAATTAACCCCACCATTCTCCCTGACGATATTGGTCGCCTGTTTAAAGACATCAAGCTCCTGCTGGATAACGAAGATTTAGGCCGTGCATTTTTTGAAAAGCTGACCGACCGTTCCAACGTAAAACTGATCGACTTCGAAAATTTTAACAACAACAGTTTTCATGTCGTCACCGAGCTCACCTGTGCCAATGGCGATGAAGAATTCCGCCCCGACATCACGTTATTGATCAATGGAATGCCGTTGGTTTTCATTGAAGTGAAGAAGCCCAATAACCGGGAAGGTATTCTGGCGGAACGGGAACGTATCAGTAAACGCTTTCAGAACCCTAAATTCAGACGCTTCGCCAACATCACCCAGTTCATGATCTTCTCCAATAACATGAAGTACGATGACAGCGATCCCGAACCGATTCAGGGGGCTTTCTATGCCAGCAGCTCGTACCATGAACCGGTATTTAATTACTTCCGTGAAGAAGAAACCTTTGATCTGACGGCGTTGCTAAAACCGCTGACGGATGACGCGGAACTCATGGTGCTGAAAGACAATAACCTGGAAGTGATTCGCACCAACCCTGAATTTCAGACTAATAAAGATCATAACCGGCCGACGAACCGTATCTGTACCTCACTGCTGAGCCGGGAGCGGCTGGCGTTTATCTTGCGCTATGCGTTGGTGTATGTCGCCGAGTCAGACGGCCTGCACAAGCACATCATGCGTTATCCGCAGTTGTTCGCCACCAAAGCGATTGCGCGAAAACTGAATGCCGGTATCAACAAAGGCATTATCTGGCATACGCAGGGCAGCGGGAAAACCGCGCTGGCGTACTATAACGTGCGCTTCCTGACGGATTACTTTCAGAAAAAGCAGGTGATCCCGAAGTTTTATTTTATTGTCGACAGGCTGGATTTACTCCAGCAGGCACACCGCGAATTCACCGCCCGTGGGTTAACCGTGCATCAGGTCAACTCGCGTAGCGCTTTCGCCCGCGCCATTAAAGCCACCCAGGTGCTCCACAATCATCAGGGGAAAGCGGAGATTACCGTCGTCAACATCCAAAAATTTAAAGACGACGCGAATGTCATCGCCACACAGGATTACGATGTGAATATTCAGCGGGTGTACTTTCTGGATGAAGTTCACCGTAGCTATAACCCGGAAGGTAGCTTTCTTGCCAACTTAAGCCAGTCGGACACCCATGCCATCAAAATTGGCCTGACGGGAACACCGTTACTGGGAACCGACTACAACTCCCGCGACCTGTTTGGCGGTTACCTCCACAAATACTATTACAACGCCTCCATCGCAGACGGTTATACCTTGCGCCTGATCCGGGAAGAGATCGCCACCAATTACCGCATGGTGCTACAACAGGCGTTGAAAGACGTTGAAGTCAGAATGGGGGATGTGGACCGCAAGCAGGTGTATGCCCACGTAAGTTTCGTTAAACCGATGCTGGACTACATCACCACCGATTTTGCCAACAGCCGGGGCGCGCACAATGATGACACCATCGGTGGCATGGTGATCTGCGATAGTTCGGAACAGGCGAAACAAATGTTTGCCTTGTTTAACGCCAGTCACGCAGACGATGCACCACCACCCGCGATGCTGGAGGCAGAAAACGAGATAACGCCAGCACACGCCGCTGAACCGAGCGCCGCCTATATGGCCACCGCCAGGGAAAAACGCAGCATCAAACGTGCCGCCCTGATCCTGCATGATGTGGGAACCAGGCAGCAACGCAAAGACTGGGTGGATGAGTTCAAGGCTGGGAAAATCGATTTACTTTTTGTTTACAATATGTTGCTAACCGGTTTTGATGCCAGACGCCTGAAAAAGCTCTATCTGGGCCGAGTCATTCGCAGGCACAACCTGCTCCAGGCGCTGACCCGCGTCAACCGCCCCTACAAACATTTCCGCTACGGCTACGTGGTGGATTTTGCCGATATTCGCCAGGAATTCGATGCCACCAATAAAGCCTATTTCGAGGAGCTTCAGTCCGAACTGGGCGACGAAATGGCGCACTATTCCCGGCTGTTCAAATCTCAGGAAGAGATCCGTCAGGAAATCGACCACATCAAAGATGTGCTGTTCCATTTTGATACCGACAATGCGGAAATCTTTACCGACCAAATCAACCAGATTCAGGACCGGCAAACGATGCTGGCGCTGAAAAACGCCTTAGCCAATGCCAAAAGCCTGTATAACCTGATTCGCCTGCAAGGCAATATCGAATTTCTTCAGGCACTGGATTTCAGCAAACTTAACCTGTTGTACCGTGAAGCCAGTCACCACCTTGACCTGCTGAATCTGCAAGCGGACCTGGAACAAGGTGCTGATACCTCAAACCTGCTGAACCGGGCGCTGGAAGAAGTCATCTTCAAATTCGTTAAAATCGGCGAAGAAGAACTGGTGCTGGCCGACAAGCTGAAAGACACGCTGCGCCGCACCCGCGAAGCGCTGGCCAGCAATTTTGACCCGCAAGACCCGCAGTTCATCACCCTGAAAGAAGAGCTGGAGCGCCTGTTTAAGAAAAAGAAACTCAGCGACGTCACCCAGGATGAAATGGTTGCGAATATTAGCACACTCAATAAAATTCATGACCGCATCAAAGAGCTGAACCGCCAGAACACCCTGCTGCGCCAGAAGTACCGGGGCGATGCCAAGTATGCACGCACCCACAAGCGGTTGCAGGAACGCGGCGGACTTAGCGCGCCGGAGCGCAAAATCTTTGAAGCCCTGTCTGACATCAAGCGCGATGCGGATGAAAAAGTACTGAACAACAGCCAGATCCTGAACAATGAGAGTTACTTTGAACAGCAGATGGTGTCATGCGTGATCGAACACTTTGAAGACCGACACCATATTACCCTGACGGCACAGGCAGCGACGGAGATTAACCGCCTGATTGTCACAGAGTACCTGAACGAATTTAATACCGGAGCACGCACGTGGTAG
- the rsmC gene encoding 16S rRNA (guanine(1207)-N(2))-methyltransferase RsmC yields MSALTPASEVILRHSDEFVSRRVLFAGDLQDSLPTHFDAAAVTVHTTQYHHWQQLQPVLGDNVHFSLLAQAETVAGCDTLIYYWPKSKQDAQFQLFNLLSLLPVGCDIFVVGENRSGVRSAEGILESIAAINKIDSARRCGLYHGRLETQPTFALEDWWLEYDVDGVPVHTLPGVFSREGLDTGSQLLLSTLEPHRKGKVLDLASGAGVLAAAFARLSPKIRLTLSDVGAAALEASRATLAANGLEGQVIASNAYSDIQGRFDLIISNPPFHDGMQTSLHAAEVMIRGAASHLNQDGELRIVANAFLPYPALLDDTFGSHEVIAQTGRFRVYRAVLRRNKNR; encoded by the coding sequence ATGTCAGCATTAACCCCCGCCAGTGAAGTGATACTGCGCCACAGTGATGAATTTGTTTCTCGCCGGGTGCTGTTCGCCGGCGATCTGCAAGATTCGCTGCCCACGCATTTTGATGCCGCCGCCGTCACCGTACACACCACGCAGTATCATCACTGGCAGCAGTTGCAGCCGGTACTGGGCGACAACGTGCATTTCTCGCTGCTGGCGCAGGCGGAAACCGTGGCTGGGTGCGACACGCTGATCTACTACTGGCCGAAAAGCAAACAGGACGCGCAGTTCCAACTGTTCAACCTGCTGTCGCTGCTGCCGGTGGGCTGCGATATTTTCGTCGTCGGCGAGAACCGCAGCGGGGTGCGCAGCGCCGAAGGCATTCTGGAGTCGATCGCCGCCATCAATAAGATCGACAGCGCCCGCCGTTGCGGCCTGTATCATGGTCGTCTGGAAACGCAGCCTACGTTTGCGCTGGAGGACTGGTGGCTGGAGTATGACGTGGATGGTGTGCCGGTACACACGCTGCCGGGCGTATTCAGCCGCGAGGGGCTGGACACCGGCAGCCAGTTGCTGCTTTCGACGCTGGAACCGCATCGCAAGGGTAAAGTGCTGGATCTCGCCAGCGGCGCCGGGGTGTTGGCGGCGGCGTTTGCTCGCCTGTCGCCGAAAATCCGCCTGACGCTAAGTGATGTCGGCGCCGCCGCGTTGGAAGCAAGCCGGGCGACGCTGGCAGCCAATGGCCTGGAAGGGCAGGTGATCGCCAGCAACGCGTACTCGGATATTCAGGGGCGTTTTGATCTCATCATCTCCAACCCGCCGTTCCATGACGGCATGCAGACCAGTCTGCATGCGGCGGAAGTGATGATTCGCGGCGCCGCTTCTCACCTGAATCAGGACGGCGAACTGCGCATCGTCGCCAACGCCTTTCTGCCGTACCCGGCGCTGCTGGACGACACCTTCGGCAGTCACGAGGTGATTGCCCAGACCGGTCGTTTCCGCGTGTATCGCGCCGTGCTGCGTCGTAATAAAAACCGCTAG
- a CDS encoding LysR family transcriptional regulator, with product MDQVQAMRVFVRIVEAESFSRAAEKLGLPRATVSQTLKRLELRLGVRLLQRTTRQVQVTDEGLLYYQRCVQLLAEIEETDALFSHQRQQPSGRVRIDMPHSLARQVVIPSLPVFYRRYPQISLMLSTNDAAINVVREGVDCVLRAWQVDDDSLVARSLPPLSQVTCASAAYCAEFGVPDSLEALTSHRMVSYFSLRTSQRYPLEFMQQGHVITRSLPSLVEINGTDAYIAACQAGMGIIQAPRYGLAPLLASGELVEILPQLPPPDMPLYVMYPSGRFLAPRIRVVIEWLAQCFHQAPFV from the coding sequence ATGGATCAGGTTCAGGCTATGCGGGTGTTTGTGCGCATTGTGGAGGCGGAGAGTTTCAGCCGGGCGGCGGAAAAGCTGGGGCTGCCGCGCGCCACTGTCAGCCAGACGCTGAAACGACTGGAGCTGCGGCTGGGGGTTCGTCTGCTGCAACGCACTACCCGCCAGGTGCAGGTGACGGACGAAGGCTTGTTGTACTATCAGCGCTGTGTGCAGTTGCTGGCGGAAATTGAGGAAACGGACGCGCTGTTTTCCCATCAGCGTCAGCAGCCCAGCGGGCGGGTGCGAATTGACATGCCGCATTCGCTGGCCCGGCAAGTGGTGATCCCGTCATTGCCCGTGTTTTACCGCCGTTATCCGCAGATTTCGCTGATGCTGAGCACCAACGATGCCGCGATTAATGTGGTGCGCGAAGGCGTGGACTGCGTGCTGCGTGCCTGGCAGGTGGATGATGATTCGTTGGTAGCGCGTTCGCTGCCGCCGTTGTCGCAGGTTACTTGCGCTTCGGCCGCCTACTGCGCGGAATTTGGCGTACCTGACTCGCTGGAAGCGCTGACCTCGCACCGGATGGTGAGCTATTTTTCGCTGCGCACATCGCAGCGCTACCCGCTGGAGTTTATGCAACAGGGGCACGTTATCACCCGTTCGCTGCCAAGTCTGGTGGAAATCAACGGCACCGATGCCTATATCGCCGCCTGTCAGGCCGGAATGGGCATCATTCAGGCGCCTCGCTACGGTCTGGCGCCATTGCTGGCGAGCGGCGAGCTGGTGGAGATCCTGCCGCAGTTGCCGCCGCCCGATATGCCGCTGTATGTGATGTATCCCTCCGGGCGATTTCTGGCGCCGCGTATTCGGGTGGTTATCGAGTGGCTGGCGCAATGCTTCCATCAGGCGCCGTTTGTCTGA
- a CDS encoding DUF1435 domain-containing protein, which yields MLTAMIAACGLWGISWYFGKRLSSAWGILLPAALMPLLALPELSLTHLKYICALAMLITLSMLFHRRMRHYLLLPSCIALAGGLAALSLTLKGW from the coding sequence ATGCTGACCGCCATGATCGCCGCCTGCGGGCTATGGGGAATAAGTTGGTATTTTGGCAAACGCCTGTCCAGCGCCTGGGGCATATTGCTGCCAGCGGCGCTGATGCCGTTGTTGGCCCTGCCGGAATTAAGCCTGACCCATCTGAAGTACATCTGCGCGCTGGCGATGCTGATCACGTTGAGCATGCTGTTTCATCGCCGTATGCGTCACTATCTGCTGCTGCCATCCTGCATTGCACTGGCAGGCGGCCTGGCGGCGCTGTCGCTCACGCTAAAGGGATGGTAA
- a CDS encoding LysR family transcriptional regulator, whose protein sequence is MELRYLRYFVAVASTRHFTRAAESLGISQPPLSQQIQKLEREIGTPLFKRLTRGVEMTEAGEALYQDASHILELTDSAVERVRSIARGESGAINVGFSCAVTFHPAVLTLLRRYRQHYPSVRLQPREEHIHEILESLRNRTTDIAFVRLPGDIGEEFEGELLADEPMRLVLPENHPFGDQTRINLEQLRHEPLIIFPRELCPSLHDLIVRACYLSGYQPKINPLAPHITATISMVASGFGVTFVPESLASIQTGNVTYHDTNTPHLTTQIAVIWRKHDRSATLLNMLQLVRDYLRRT, encoded by the coding sequence ATGGAATTACGTTACCTGCGCTATTTTGTCGCAGTGGCCTCAACCCGGCATTTCACCCGCGCGGCGGAAAGCCTCGGCATATCACAGCCACCGTTAAGCCAGCAGATTCAAAAACTTGAGCGGGAAATCGGCACGCCGCTGTTCAAGCGGCTGACCCGTGGCGTGGAGATGACGGAAGCCGGCGAAGCGCTGTATCAGGACGCCAGCCATATTCTGGAACTGACTGATTCGGCCGTGGAGAGAGTGCGCAGCATCGCCCGCGGGGAGAGCGGCGCGATCAACGTCGGCTTCTCCTGCGCGGTGACATTTCACCCCGCGGTGCTAACGCTGTTGCGCCGCTACCGGCAGCATTATCCCAGCGTCCGGCTGCAACCGCGGGAAGAACATATTCATGAGATTCTGGAGAGCCTGCGCAACCGCACCACTGACATTGCGTTTGTGCGCCTGCCAGGCGATATCGGCGAGGAATTTGAAGGCGAATTACTGGCGGACGAGCCGATGCGGCTGGTGCTGCCGGAAAACCACCCGTTCGGCGATCAAACGCGAATCAATCTGGAGCAGTTGCGGCATGAGCCGCTGATCATTTTCCCGCGCGAACTCTGCCCCAGCCTGCACGACCTGATTGTCCGCGCCTGCTACCTGTCGGGCTACCAGCCCAAAATCAACCCGCTGGCGCCGCATATCACCGCCACCATCAGCATGGTGGCGTCCGGTTTTGGCGTGACCTTTGTTCCCGAATCGCTGGCCAGCATCCAGACCGGCAATGTGACCTATCACGACACCAACACGCCGCACCTCACCACGCAGATTGCCGTTATCTGGCGCAAACATGATCGCTCCGCCACGCTGTTGAACATGTTGCAGCTGGTACGCGACTATCTGCGCCGCACCTGA
- a CDS encoding DNA polymerase III subunit psi, translating into MTSRRDWLLQQLGITQWTLRRPSALKGEIAVSLPPDARLLIIADPLPASDDPLLQDVMRSLNLSSQQIVSLTPRQAQMLPEHTRCHSWWLGPPVTDPLALDGVQLTSPALAELYHNAGAKRALWQQICHHEHDFYPDRG; encoded by the coding sequence ATGACATCAAGACGGGACTGGCTGTTGCAGCAATTGGGGATCACCCAGTGGACCTTGCGTCGTCCGTCGGCGCTGAAAGGCGAAATCGCCGTCAGCCTGCCGCCTGACGCCCGGCTGCTGATCATCGCCGATCCGCTGCCCGCCAGCGACGATCCGCTATTGCAGGATGTGATGCGCAGCCTGAATCTCTCTTCGCAACAGATAGTCAGCCTGACGCCGCGTCAGGCACAGATGCTGCCGGAGCACACCCGCTGCCACAGTTGGTGGCTGGGGCCGCCCGTCACCGACCCGTTGGCGCTAGACGGCGTGCAACTAACCAGCCCGGCTCTGGCCGAGCTTTATCACAACGCCGGGGCGAAACGCGCCCTGTGGCAACAGATTTGTCACCATGAACATGATTTCTACCCTGACCGCGGCTGA
- the budA gene encoding acetolactate decarboxylase produces MDMKDVNCVDPCVRELTSFALHHQKQHPECVIYQTSLMSGLINGVYEGNITMEELLKHGDFGLGTFNDLDGELVALNSRIFQLREDGSARAALPYQKTPFAVMTFFRPTEQIRFGQAASRETIHQRINDLIATDNLFCALRIDGRFSHVETRTVPRQERPYKPMLEAIAQQPTFHFEQCQGSVVGFRSPAYVQGINVAGYHEHFITDDRKGGGHILDYRLEEGVLTFGSIAKLVIDLPRDRDFLKANLSPEDLDSVIHSVES; encoded by the coding sequence ATGGATATGAAAGATGTTAACTGCGTCGACCCCTGTGTCAGGGAACTGACCAGCTTTGCACTTCATCATCAGAAACAGCATCCGGAGTGCGTTATTTATCAAACATCATTAATGAGTGGGCTTATTAATGGCGTTTATGAAGGTAACATTACTATGGAGGAACTTCTGAAACATGGCGATTTTGGATTAGGGACGTTTAATGATCTTGACGGTGAACTGGTGGCGCTTAACAGCCGCATCTTCCAGCTCCGTGAAGATGGCAGCGCGCGTGCAGCGCTGCCGTATCAGAAAACACCCTTCGCGGTAATGACCTTTTTCCGGCCGACGGAGCAGATCCGTTTCGGACAGGCCGCCAGCCGCGAAACGATTCATCAGCGCATTAATGACTTGATTGCAACAGACAATCTGTTTTGTGCCCTGCGGATAGATGGCCGCTTTAGCCACGTTGAAACCCGTACGGTACCTCGCCAGGAACGCCCTTATAAACCGATGTTGGAAGCGATTGCCCAACAGCCCACGTTCCATTTCGAACAGTGTCAGGGCAGCGTTGTCGGTTTCCGTAGTCCTGCCTATGTTCAGGGGATTAATGTTGCGGGTTATCACGAGCATTTCATCACTGATGACCGCAAAGGCGGCGGGCATATCCTTGATTATCGACTGGAAGAAGGCGTACTGACCTTTGGCTCAATCGCCAAACTGGTCATCGACCTTCCCCGCGACAGGGATTTCCTGAAAGCCAATTTATCCCCTGAAGATCTCGATAGCGTTATTCACTCCGTGGAGAGCTGA
- a CDS encoding aldo/keto reductase has protein sequence MQQRKLGPQGPTVSALGLGCMGMSDFYSTGQDETEAIATLHRALELGVTLLDTADMYGPHTNEELVGKAIKGKREQVFLATKFGILRDPANPDLRGVCGRPEYIRQAVESSLTRLGVEVIDLYYQHRIDPAVPIEDSVGALGLLVKAGKIRYIGLSEASAATLERAHRVHPITALQSEYSLWTRDVEAEILPTCRRLGIGFVPYSPLGRGFLTGAIKRRSDLAADDFRLANPRFSDENFAKNLQLVDKIRQLAQEKAVTPSQLALAWVLAQGEHMVPIPGTKRRRYLEENVGAPSVSLTARELDEINAIFPPEAAAGDRYGQEGMATLDNA, from the coding sequence ATGCAACAGCGAAAACTGGGCCCACAGGGGCCAACGGTATCGGCACTCGGCCTCGGCTGCATGGGGATGAGCGATTTCTATTCCACCGGGCAAGATGAAACCGAAGCCATCGCCACCCTGCATCGGGCGCTGGAGCTGGGCGTCACCCTGCTGGACACCGCCGATATGTACGGCCCGCATACCAATGAGGAACTGGTAGGAAAAGCGATTAAGGGCAAGCGGGAACAGGTCTTTCTGGCTACCAAATTCGGCATTCTGCGCGACCCGGCCAACCCGGACCTGCGCGGCGTCTGCGGCCGGCCGGAATACATCCGTCAGGCGGTCGAAAGCAGTCTGACGCGTTTGGGCGTCGAGGTCATCGATCTCTACTACCAGCACCGTATCGACCCGGCGGTGCCGATTGAAGACAGCGTCGGCGCGCTGGGCCTGCTGGTTAAAGCAGGCAAGATTCGTTATATCGGCCTGAGCGAGGCCTCCGCCGCCACGCTGGAGCGCGCGCACCGCGTTCACCCTATCACCGCGCTGCAAAGCGAGTACTCATTGTGGACACGGGATGTGGAAGCGGAGATCCTTCCCACTTGTCGCCGTCTGGGTATCGGCTTTGTGCCTTACAGCCCGCTAGGACGCGGTTTTCTGACCGGCGCCATCAAACGGCGGAGCGATCTGGCCGCGGACGATTTTCGACTCGCCAACCCGCGCTTCAGCGACGAAAACTTCGCTAAAAACCTACAACTGGTGGACAAAATTAGGCAACTGGCGCAGGAAAAAGCGGTAACGCCGTCGCAGCTGGCGCTGGCCTGGGTACTGGCGCAGGGTGAGCACATGGTGCCGATTCCCGGCACCAAACGCCGCCGCTATCTGGAGGAAAATGTCGGCGCGCCGTCGGTTTCATTGACGGCACGCGAGCTGGATGAGATTAACGCCATCTTCCCGCCGGAGGCAGCCGCGGGCGATCGCTACGGACAGGAAGGCATGGCGACGCTCGATAACGCCTGA